A window of the Lysinibacillus irui genome harbors these coding sequences:
- a CDS encoding DUF305 domain-containing protein has product MVKPIELSNVTKAYLEEYQRILKKMMQGMTYVTITCSISENFIKQIIPHQVAAIQMSENVLRYTTNIPVQDLALEIIRTHTEMLESLEAIQNRCCVVQNSEYELYEYMCAYKEITEAMFNCMCAPPVSNSININYLREMIVHHQGGIRLAQNVLRFCICQELIPILKCMIQTLCEQLEEMEKLLDSLQNCDCEC; this is encoded by the coding sequence ATGGTTAAACCAATTGAACTTAGTAATGTAACAAAGGCATATTTAGAGGAATATCAACGAATCCTCAAAAAAATGATGCAGGGTATGACCTATGTAACCATTACTTGTAGTATTTCAGAAAATTTTATTAAGCAAATCATTCCTCATCAAGTAGCGGCAATCCAAATGTCAGAAAATGTTTTACGCTACACAACAAATATTCCTGTACAGGATCTCGCATTAGAAATCATTCGAACACATACAGAAATGCTTGAAAGTCTTGAAGCGATACAAAATCGATGTTGTGTCGTACAAAATTCAGAGTACGAATTATACGAGTATATGTGTGCTTACAAAGAAATCACGGAAGCAATGTTTAATTGCATGTGTGCACCACCAGTATCCAATAGTATTAACATTAACTATTTAAGGGAAATGATTGTCCATCATCAGGGAGGTATAAGACTAGCACAAAATGTCCTTAGATTCTGTATTTGCCAAGAATTAATTCCAATTCTAAAGTGCATGATTCAAACGCTTTGTGAGCAACTAGAGGAGATGGAAAAGTTACTGGATAGCTTACAAAATTGCGATTGCGAGTGCTAG
- a CDS encoding L,D-transpeptidase family protein, giving the protein MNHTVKAGETLSQIAQDYRTSITSIIAANPGIQPDHLLVGQQIAIPGFPNPDTIPYRIEISTNNRWLRLYRDNILQKQYPIAVGRMLHETPVGSFIIINKAPNPGGPFGTMWMSLSKEHYGIHGTNNPSSIGHAVSHGCIRLHNRDVEELASIVPIGTEVIIHP; this is encoded by the coding sequence TTGAATCATACAGTCAAAGCGGGAGAAACACTGTCCCAAATTGCTCAAGATTATCGCACCTCTATCACATCAATCATTGCTGCTAATCCAGGGATTCAGCCAGATCATCTTTTAGTTGGTCAACAAATTGCTATTCCTGGCTTTCCCAATCCTGATACAATTCCATATCGTATTGAGATATCTACCAATAATCGTTGGCTACGCTTGTATAGAGACAATATCCTTCAAAAACAATACCCTATTGCAGTGGGACGCATGTTACATGAAACACCAGTAGGCAGTTTTATTATCATCAATAAAGCCCCAAACCCAGGTGGTCCTTTTGGAACGATGTGGATGAGCTTATCTAAAGAACACTACGGAATTCATGGCACTAATAATCCTAGTTCCATTGGGCATGCTGTTTCACACGGATGTATTCGCTTGCATAATCGAGATGTTGAAGAGTTAGCAAGTATTGTGCCTATTGGTACGGAAGTAATAATCCATCCATAA
- a CDS encoding gamma-type small acid-soluble spore protein — protein MHDEKEVQFTSAGTNINEVKQKNAEAGLSYNDVKALLAKTGGHGTAIYSDTDFEEVRQEIHKNQQ, from the coding sequence ATGCATGATGAAAAAGAAGTCCAATTTACCTCTGCGGGTACAAATATTAATGAAGTGAAGCAAAAAAACGCAGAGGCAGGATTATCCTATAATGACGTAAAGGCGCTATTGGCTAAAACCGGAGGACATGGGACGGCTATCTATAGTGATACAGATTTTGAAGAAGTAAGACAAGAAATACACAAGAATCAGCAATAA
- a CDS encoding ribonuclease J: MSTSKQLLSIFALGGINEIGKNMYVVQYADDIIIIDCGAKFPDETLLGIDLIIPDITYLLENKEKIKALIVTHGHEDHIGGVPYLLKKINVPVYATRFTLGLIELKLKEHKLLRETDLIEIHADSSLHLGQIDISFFRTNHSIPDCLGIVLATPEGNVVHTGDFKFDLTPVNNQFADIHKMAEIGSNGVLVLISESTNAERPGLTPSEQLVGHHIEEAFLHAERKVIISTFASNVNRIQQIVNAAITTNRKLALLGRSMVNVVDVAIQRGYLNVPEDMLIDAREVKYLPPEEVVVLCTGSQGEPLAALARLANGNHREVKILPDDTVILAASPIPGNEKGVSRIVDNLFQLGAKVIYGSSSHTGMHVSGHGHQEDLKLMLTFMKPKFFIPIHGEYRMLHQHRLLAEAVGVQKGHTFIMKNGDVVDIENSKARQTRKIPAGDTYVDGIGIGEVEGIVLRDRKQLSEDGMLVIVLTLNKTDGAFISEPDTISRGFVYAKDFEELLNKVNVLTKEIVNELQEENRQQIHVLRREIKRAVGQYLFAQTKRKPMILPIIIEI, from the coding sequence TTGTCTACAAGTAAACAGTTATTATCCATATTCGCCCTTGGTGGCATTAACGAAATCGGAAAAAATATGTATGTAGTGCAGTATGCAGATGACATTATCATTATTGATTGTGGGGCAAAGTTTCCAGATGAGACCTTGCTTGGTATTGATTTAATTATTCCTGATATTACTTATTTACTTGAAAATAAAGAAAAAATTAAAGCTTTAATTGTGACTCATGGACATGAGGATCATATTGGTGGAGTACCTTATCTACTAAAAAAAATAAATGTACCTGTCTATGCAACTCGATTCACTTTAGGTCTTATTGAATTAAAGTTAAAAGAACATAAACTTTTAAGAGAAACCGATTTAATTGAAATTCACGCTGACTCTTCTTTACATCTAGGACAAATAGATATTAGTTTCTTTAGAACCAATCACAGTATTCCCGATTGTTTAGGAATCGTTCTAGCCACACCCGAAGGAAATGTTGTCCATACAGGAGACTTTAAATTTGATCTAACACCTGTGAATAATCAGTTCGCCGATATTCACAAAATGGCAGAAATTGGATCGAACGGAGTGTTAGTTCTTATTTCTGAAAGTACCAATGCAGAAAGGCCAGGTTTAACGCCTTCTGAACAACTTGTCGGACATCATATCGAAGAAGCCTTTTTACACGCTGAACGTAAAGTAATTATCTCAACTTTTGCTTCCAACGTTAATCGTATCCAACAAATTGTTAATGCCGCTATTACTACGAATAGGAAGTTAGCATTATTAGGTCGCAGTATGGTGAACGTCGTTGATGTTGCAATTCAACGCGGTTATTTAAATGTTCCAGAAGATATGCTGATTGATGCTCGCGAAGTTAAATACCTTCCACCAGAGGAGGTTGTAGTGCTATGCACAGGTAGCCAAGGTGAACCACTAGCCGCACTCGCTCGTTTAGCAAATGGCAACCATCGTGAAGTAAAAATCCTACCAGACGATACCGTTATTCTAGCGGCCTCTCCTATTCCAGGCAACGAGAAGGGTGTTTCTCGTATTGTCGACAATTTGTTTCAACTAGGTGCAAAAGTCATTTATGGATCTTCTAGTCATACTGGAATGCATGTTTCAGGTCATGGACATCAAGAAGATTTGAAGCTTATGTTAACATTCATGAAGCCTAAATTTTTTATTCCTATTCATGGTGAGTACCGTATGTTACATCAACATCGTTTATTAGCTGAAGCCGTTGGCGTTCAAAAGGGACATACATTTATTATGAAGAACGGTGATGTCGTTGATATTGAAAATTCAAAGGCAAGACAAACACGTAAAATTCCAGCTGGTGATACGTATGTTGACGGTATCGGAATAGGAGAAGTCGAAGGAATTGTTCTACGAGATCGCAAACAGTTATCAGAAGATGGAATGCTTGTCATTGTTTTGACACTTAATAAAACAGATGGTGCTTTTATTTCCGAACCAGATACTATTTCACGAGGTTTTGTTTATGCAAAGGATTTCGAGGAGCTCTTAAATAAGGTCAATGTCCTTACTAAAGAAATAGTCAATGAGCTTCAAGAAGAAAATAGACAACAAATACATGTTCTACGAAGAGAAATTAAAAGGGCTGTAGGACAATATTTATTTGCACAAACGAAACGCAAGCCAATGATTTTACCGATTATTATCGAAATTTAA
- a CDS encoding cysteine-rich CWC family protein has product MLIGEESCPLCGGKNHCGLVKGEKECWCMTVNFPEKVLKVAQKESDKCICQTCLDTYKEKYKH; this is encoded by the coding sequence TTGTTAATAGGAGAAGAGAGTTGTCCATTATGTGGGGGGAAAAACCATTGTGGTCTAGTAAAAGGTGAAAAAGAATGCTGGTGTATGACAGTCAACTTTCCAGAGAAAGTTTTAAAAGTTGCACAGAAAGAGTCAGATAAATGTATTTGTCAAACATGCTTAGATACATATAAAGAAAAATACAAGCATTGA
- a CDS encoding DUF2935 domain-containing protein, translating to MSNFVQHAIFEHRFWLEIMQNHAQFIHDALYPSEKGDIQRANQYILQFSQLLTYIPSLDDSNAVSFSVTVDDNVEQLKQYKLHLLRHQLSGDIGIHLTPTFINHMINELEEYQNVLSYLKKGEAPPIFHELHHHLVWLLDASGHAGIINDDLDGVEKRLKQKSHAFAKHFEGFYLKAVELTGYLRTNMHYFPALKRFNQDVEIEMALFKTFLKELEEMELSAEVLGTFTAPMADHMWREEQYYLTKLAQARSDG from the coding sequence TTGTCTAATTTTGTGCAACATGCCATTTTCGAACATCGATTTTGGCTAGAAATCATGCAAAACCACGCTCAATTTATTCATGACGCACTTTATCCTTCAGAAAAAGGTGATATTCAAAGAGCTAATCAGTATATCCTACAATTCTCACAGCTACTTACTTATATTCCTTCTCTCGATGATTCAAATGCTGTTTCGTTTTCAGTAACAGTGGATGACAATGTTGAGCAATTGAAGCAATACAAACTTCATCTACTTAGACATCAACTGTCGGGTGATATTGGGATCCATTTAACGCCTACATTTATCAATCACATGATTAATGAATTAGAAGAATACCAAAATGTACTGAGTTACTTGAAAAAAGGTGAGGCTCCACCAATCTTTCACGAGCTACATCATCATTTAGTGTGGCTTTTAGACGCCTCTGGACACGCAGGCATCATCAATGATGATTTAGATGGTGTAGAGAAACGATTAAAGCAGAAGAGTCATGCATTTGCTAAGCATTTTGAAGGATTTTATTTAAAGGCAGTCGAATTAACGGGCTATTTACGTACAAATATGCATTATTTTCCAGCTTTAAAGCGCTTTAATCAAGATGTAGAAATCGAAATGGCTTTATTTAAGACGTTTTTAAAAGAATTAGAAGAAATGGAGTTAAGTGCAGAGGTATTAGGCACATTTACAGCGCCAATGGCAGACCATATGTGGCGTGAAGAGCAATACTATTTAACAAAGCTTGCACAAGCTAGAAGCGATGGGTAA
- a CDS encoding radical SAM/SPASM domain-containing protein: MRTFKKVYIEITSVCNLACSFCPPTARAKGLIKVEQFNKILDEIRPHTKYIYLHVKGEPLLHPRIDQLLDAAHEKGFKVNITTNGTLIKKNHEKILGKPALRQINFSLHSFDGHEGSENREKYLEDILTFVRASREYNTIISYRLWNLQRDHVSDIAARRNRETLEILEKEYNLDYRIEEKVEPGKGVKIAPHVYLNQDHEFRWPSLLEHEDEGKGFCHALRSQAAILVDGTVVPCCLDGEGVINLGNVHEKSFSEIVEGERATKIVDGFSRREAVEELCRKCGYRQKFGM; this comes from the coding sequence TTGAGAACATTTAAAAAGGTTTATATAGAGATAACTAGTGTCTGTAATTTAGCATGCAGTTTTTGTCCACCAACGGCACGTGCAAAAGGTCTTATAAAAGTAGAACAATTTAATAAAATATTAGATGAGATTCGACCGCATACAAAATACATTTATTTGCATGTGAAGGGAGAGCCGCTTTTACATCCAAGAATTGATCAATTATTAGATGCTGCCCATGAAAAGGGTTTTAAAGTCAATATTACAACGAATGGTACGTTGATTAAAAAGAACCATGAAAAAATATTAGGAAAACCAGCATTACGTCAAATTAATTTTTCATTGCATAGCTTTGATGGTCATGAGGGTTCCGAAAACCGCGAAAAGTATTTAGAGGATATTTTGACTTTTGTACGAGCGTCTAGAGAATATAATACAATTATTTCTTATCGTTTATGGAATTTACAAAGGGATCATGTTTCTGATATTGCAGCACGTCGCAACCGTGAGACATTAGAAATTTTAGAAAAAGAATATAATCTTGACTATCGCATCGAGGAAAAAGTAGAGCCGGGTAAAGGGGTCAAAATTGCCCCTCATGTTTATTTGAATCAAGATCATGAATTTAGATGGCCAAGCTTGCTCGAGCATGAGGATGAAGGAAAAGGTTTTTGTCACGCACTTCGTAGTCAAGCAGCAATTCTTGTAGATGGGACCGTTGTGCCTTGCTGCTTAGATGGTGAAGGAGTTATTAATTTAGGAAATGTCCATGAAAAATCCTTCTCTGAAATTGTAGAAGGGGAACGTGCTACTAAAATTGTAGATGGATTTTCACGAAGAGAGGCTGTTGAAGAGCTTTGTAGAAAATGCGGCTATCGACAAAAATTTGGCATGTAA
- a CDS encoding protoglobin domain-containing protein, whose translation MFKRKKISQNYDYFSATKNSDIEANERFKEKLDFLALSRIRRESVGFLRKMYENNRQHILDNFYDRLLEIPEFNQVINTHSSVERLKGLFDSHFISLFDDELDLDYVFKRRKIAYIHARIGVLPNWMISAYTLINQLIIPLIVKELSRDQEKMLDVLLSYDSLVTIDQQIILETYIEIQAGSVVNGLGEIITYNTQLDTIKELIEFQDIQHQEIIAADQLMHELDESIEEIATSVGDISEQTKQAFKKLNEDLESLQQISSILQTTDEGHKSMQEDIKRLVDRVNSVAKLMELIKKIADQTNLLALNASIEAARAGEAGKGFAVVAEEVRKLADDTNTSVKSIHTDIQELLQITQNISFLTTQFSQDLHQGVTDTLHVSQTLGEINRNLQQQGARFEEIATTTKVQAQSATIISERNHTITESMQKSKVIVFDMGSAIYKLSKMIDGYRSTTISKNFIISQEDIIQLAITDHLLWRWKIYNLLLGFEAMTEQDVGSPEESRLGEWYYGTGKKLLGDERAYIELEQPFIHIHDIAKKAVREYNTGNKVEAEKYLEEITEESSVVIEKLQALKEILLNSKKQYIH comes from the coding sequence ATGTTCAAAAGGAAGAAGATTAGTCAAAACTATGATTATTTCTCAGCAACAAAAAACTCAGACATTGAGGCCAATGAACGTTTTAAAGAAAAACTAGATTTTCTTGCTTTGTCTAGAATAAGAAGGGAGTCTGTAGGTTTTTTACGTAAAATGTATGAGAACAATCGTCAGCATATACTGGATAATTTTTATGATCGTCTACTGGAAATTCCAGAGTTTAACCAGGTCATCAATACGCATTCATCAGTAGAGCGTTTGAAAGGCTTATTTGATTCACATTTTATTAGCTTATTTGACGATGAGTTAGATTTAGATTATGTATTTAAACGACGTAAAATCGCCTACATTCATGCTCGCATTGGTGTACTCCCGAATTGGATGATTTCAGCCTATACGTTGATCAATCAATTAATTATTCCGCTTATTGTAAAAGAACTATCACGAGATCAAGAAAAAATGCTTGATGTTTTATTGTCTTATGATAGCTTAGTAACGATTGACCAGCAAATTATTTTGGAGACCTATATTGAAATTCAAGCAGGGTCTGTAGTTAACGGTTTAGGCGAAATCATTACTTATAATACACAGTTAGATACAATAAAGGAATTGATTGAATTTCAAGATATTCAACATCAGGAGATTATTGCGGCAGACCAATTGATGCATGAGTTAGATGAAAGTATTGAAGAAATCGCCACATCTGTTGGTGATATTTCCGAGCAAACAAAGCAGGCGTTTAAAAAATTAAATGAGGATTTGGAATCTTTACAACAAATTTCATCCATTTTGCAAACGACCGATGAGGGGCATAAATCCATGCAGGAGGATATCAAACGTTTAGTGGATCGTGTAAATAGCGTCGCAAAACTAATGGAATTAATTAAGAAAATTGCAGATCAAACTAATCTGTTGGCATTAAATGCATCAATTGAGGCGGCTCGTGCCGGTGAAGCAGGGAAAGGCTTTGCGGTTGTTGCAGAGGAAGTGCGAAAACTTGCAGATGATACAAATACATCTGTTAAATCGATACATACAGATATCCAGGAATTACTTCAAATTACGCAAAATATTAGTTTTTTAACAACACAATTTTCACAAGATTTACATCAAGGTGTTACGGATACCTTACATGTTTCACAAACCCTTGGAGAAATAAACAGAAATTTACAGCAGCAAGGAGCTCGTTTTGAGGAAATAGCGACTACAACCAAGGTACAAGCACAATCCGCTACAATTATTTCTGAACGTAATCATACAATCACAGAGAGTATGCAAAAAAGTAAGGTAATTGTTTTTGATATGGGTTCTGCCATTTATAAGCTAAGTAAAATGATTGATGGATACCGATCAACAACGATTTCTAAAAACTTTATTATTAGCCAAGAGGATATTATTCAATTAGCGATTACAGACCATTTATTATGGCGTTGGAAGATTTATAATTTACTGCTGGGCTTTGAAGCGATGACTGAACAGGACGTAGGTTCACCGGAGGAATCGCGCCTTGGCGAATGGTATTATGGCACAGGCAAAAAGTTGTTAGGTGATGAGCGGGCCTATATAGAGCTTGAACAACCGTTTATTCATATACATGATATAGCTAAAAAAGCAGTCCGTGAATATAATACAGGTAATAAAGTGGAGGCTGAGAAATACCTGGAGGAAATTACGGAAGAATCTTCTGTTGTCATAGAAAAACTACAGGCGTTAAAGGAAATTTTACTAAACAGTAAAAAACAATATATACACTAA
- a CDS encoding helix-turn-helix domain-containing protein, which translates to MSDFLKLVGEQLRIIRLSKGLSQEEVAERTGKLGFSKGRVSNIEHGQSNITLSTLETIMKALDIAPEELFNFQKLSGVTDIEEKNLMLDIHRSLLRERNLDEVKYVVRITKDFLDTIDSQSKKNSSNGQ; encoded by the coding sequence ATGTCAGATTTCTTAAAGCTAGTAGGTGAACAGCTCCGCATTATTAGATTATCCAAAGGGCTAAGTCAGGAGGAAGTGGCCGAAAGAACAGGTAAGTTAGGTTTCAGTAAAGGGCGAGTGTCTAATATTGAACACGGTCAATCAAATATTACGCTAAGTACATTGGAAACAATCATGAAGGCTTTAGATATTGCCCCTGAGGAGCTTTTTAATTTTCAAAAATTATCAGGCGTTACTGATATTGAGGAAAAGAACCTCATGCTAGACATTCATCGATCATTATTAAGAGAACGAAATTTAGACGAGGTAAAATATGTAGTTCGTATTACAAAGGATTTTTTAGATACAATTGATTCTCAATCGAAAAAAAACAGCTCCAATGGTCAATGA
- a CDS encoding metallophosphoesterase family protein codes for MLYALLGDLHSNIEDTKAVLAHIQQTAEEATIIGLGDLYECTVSKKKAQTMSGLSLEKAAIVENEFEELLTFPSIRGNQEERITQVTGIQRFKALPESMEIDGAILMHGHQFKWNVNWQPTFPPFHQPLLFFGHSHESGLYHQQKKLPIRIRYGQPIAIQEKQYGVNVGSVIDHREWCLYDSKKRTVTFMCVPPTINVTE; via the coding sequence ATGCTTTATGCACTTTTAGGAGATTTACATTCTAATATAGAAGATACTAAAGCTGTTCTTGCTCATATACAACAAACAGCAGAGGAAGCAACCATCATTGGGTTAGGTGATTTATATGAATGCACTGTTAGTAAGAAAAAGGCGCAAACTATGTCTGGCTTGTCGTTGGAAAAGGCAGCCATAGTAGAAAATGAATTTGAAGAACTACTAACCTTCCCGTCTATACGAGGCAATCAAGAAGAACGCATTACTCAAGTTACAGGCATCCAACGTTTTAAAGCTTTACCTGAGTCAATGGAGATTGATGGTGCGATACTTATGCACGGACATCAATTTAAGTGGAACGTCAACTGGCAACCTACATTTCCTCCTTTTCATCAACCATTGTTATTCTTTGGTCATAGCCATGAATCGGGACTCTATCATCAGCAAAAAAAATTACCTATCCGTATTCGTTACGGCCAACCGATTGCAATACAAGAGAAACAATATGGGGTTAACGTAGGTTCAGTTATTGACCACCGTGAATGGTGTCTCTATGATAGTAAAAAACGGACAGTGACATTTATGTGTGTCCCCCCTACTATAAACGTAACTGAATAG
- a CDS encoding class I adenylate-forming enzyme family protein, translated as MTTCMTDILENYAVQQPNTIATLYDGKKLSYRELYQRVDRFAAYLQEQGYEKEDVIALYTLNSDLFLIAYLGVQLAGFIVMPINTKLAAPEVDYIFYHSQAKGLIYDERLAETLKDVSYSFQHAIELQEMNNRIEQQDRERTIVPLVADDTAVVMYTSGTTGKPKGVMLTHHNIAATAEIWSASMNMSSKDKMFICTPLFHCAGLHVFAMPMFYQGGTVVIEEVFSPTKTLAQIAATEATIFFGVPSMYTIILNTPGFKEHSLNHLRLLCYGAAPMPYELVKQVKEAFPNVKVQNLYGQTENSPAATSLLDMDALTKIGSVGKPLAHTEVCVVDSEGKSVPAGEVGEICVKGPQVMKGYLRNPEETARTIRDGWLYSGDLGRFDDEGYLYIVDRKKDMIIRGGENIYPIEVEEVLYQMPEVLEAAVVGLPHEVYGEVPKAFVVLKEDKSLDENSILFYCQTRLAKYKVPYEIEFLAELPRNASGKVLKHTLRPKETTI; from the coding sequence ATGACGACGTGTATGACAGATATTCTTGAAAACTATGCTGTACAGCAACCAAATACGATAGCAACCTTGTATGATGGAAAAAAGCTAAGTTATCGTGAACTTTATCAACGTGTTGATCGATTTGCTGCTTACTTACAGGAGCAAGGTTATGAAAAAGAGGATGTAATTGCATTATATACGCTTAATTCGGATTTGTTTTTAATCGCTTATTTAGGTGTTCAATTAGCAGGCTTTATCGTGATGCCCATTAACACTAAATTAGCGGCACCAGAGGTTGATTATATTTTTTATCACTCACAGGCAAAGGGACTAATCTATGATGAAAGATTAGCAGAAACATTGAAGGATGTTTCCTATTCGTTCCAACATGCTATTGAACTTCAGGAAATGAATAATAGGATTGAACAACAGGATCGTGAAAGAACGATCGTTCCATTGGTGGCGGATGATACAGCCGTTGTTATGTACACCTCTGGTACAACTGGTAAACCAAAAGGTGTCATGCTCACCCATCATAATATTGCGGCTACAGCAGAAATTTGGTCTGCTTCTATGAACATGTCGAGCAAGGATAAGATGTTTATTTGCACACCTTTATTTCATTGTGCTGGCCTGCATGTTTTTGCTATGCCGATGTTTTATCAAGGGGGAACCGTTGTTATTGAAGAAGTATTTTCACCAACTAAAACATTAGCGCAAATTGCAGCAACAGAAGCGACGATTTTCTTCGGAGTTCCATCCATGTACACGATCATTTTAAATACGCCTGGATTTAAGGAACATAGCTTAAACCATTTACGTTTATTATGTTACGGGGCAGCTCCAATGCCTTATGAGCTTGTAAAACAAGTAAAAGAGGCATTTCCAAATGTAAAAGTTCAAAATCTATACGGTCAAACAGAAAATTCACCTGCGGCCACATCCTTACTTGATATGGATGCTTTAACGAAAATCGGCTCCGTTGGTAAGCCATTAGCGCATACAGAGGTCTGTGTAGTTGATAGTGAAGGTAAGTCAGTACCAGCTGGTGAGGTAGGGGAAATTTGTGTAAAAGGGCCACAGGTTATGAAGGGATATTTGCGCAATCCAGAAGAAACAGCTAGAACAATTAGAGATGGGTGGCTTTACTCAGGTGATTTAGGACGGTTTGACGATGAAGGCTATTTGTATATAGTAGATCGGAAAAAGGATATGATCATTCGAGGAGGGGAAAATATTTACCCAATCGAAGTGGAGGAAGTTTTATATCAAATGCCAGAAGTTTTAGAAGCAGCAGTGGTTGGCTTACCACATGAAGTGTATGGTGAGGTGCCAAAAGCATTTGTTGTTTTAAAAGAAGACAAATCCCTTGATGAAAATTCGATACTCTTCTATTGTCAGACTAGACTTGCCAAATATAAAGTCCCCTATGAGATCGAATTTTTAGCTGAGCTACCGCGGAATGCCTCTGGTAAGGTATTAAAGCATACATTACGACCAAAAGAAACGACGATTTAA
- a CDS encoding restriction endonuclease subunit S domain-containing protein yields the protein MVKQVFLEEVAKIQIGNRIMNDQFFTREGTPFITEETLLKLLIEDDFSQVPRIDYSINEFTVLQVPAKSILLNKINLKEASIYRCNKDIYIGHGIIAIIPNESIVISDYLFHFLKWYQENKEKRNIYRLMLELPPIDIQLKIVQLLNAIQHLTMNKDSLVMAVEELPQRFDHISSQAKQHSKDLHHGFEQIQHLYSEMLHKIFNGDFLNDTLRQLGNQ from the coding sequence ATGGTGAAACAGGTTTTTTTAGAAGAAGTAGCAAAAATTCAAATTGGCAATAGAATTATGAATGATCAATTTTTTACTAGGGAAGGTACTCCATTTATAACTGAAGAAACGTTACTGAAATTATTGATAGAAGACGATTTTAGTCAAGTGCCTAGGATAGATTATTCGATTAATGAGTTTACCGTTTTACAAGTGCCTGCGAAAAGTATTCTTCTTAATAAAATAAATTTGAAGGAAGCATCCATTTATCGATGTAATAAAGATATATACATTGGACATGGTATCATTGCCATTATCCCGAATGAATCTATTGTTATCAGTGATTATTTATTTCATTTTTTAAAATGGTACCAAGAAAATAAGGAAAAGCGTAATATTTATCGGCTAATGCTTGAATTACCTCCTATAGATATTCAGCTTAAAATAGTTCAACTATTAAATGCTATTCAACATTTAACAATGAATAAAGACTCTTTAGTAATGGCGGTAGAGGAGCTTCCACAGCGTTTCGATCATATTTCAAGCCAAGCAAAGCAGCATTCAAAAGACTTACATCATGGCTTTGAACAGATCCAACATCTTTATAGTGAAATGTTACATAAAATTTTCAATGGTGATTTTTTGAATGACACTCTTCGACAGCTAGGAAACCAATAA